GTGATGGAGTATATGGAATAAAATATAAAATATAGAATAGATTATTTAAAACAAGCGATTATTTTATATAAAATGATATGAGGTGATATATATGGATAGTATGAAAGTTAGTGTTATTGCAGGAACTCCTATAGATACTCAAATGGGAGTGGATTTTTTAATATCAAAAGGGATTAATGCATGTGGGTATTCGGTATCTTCATGTCCTGAAGAACAGTCAAAATTTCAAATATTATCTCCTTTTGAACTTGCCGATAAAATTAGAAAGATAATAAAAAAAATAAAATCTGAAAATATAGATACAATACTGATATACTGCAATTCTCTAAGTGCCTCAGTTGATATGGATAAACTGTCTATCGAAGAAGATATAAGAATTATTACTCCACTTAGTATTTATAAAAAAATTGCTTACAACTTTAAAAATATCGGTGTACTGACAGCTAATAATAAAAGCTCAGCAGGTATTGAAAAAGTTGTGCAAAGTGTAAATTCTGATTGTAACGTTATTGGAATAGGAATACTTCCTCTAGTTGTGGATATAGAAAAAGGTATATCTGCTGAAAAAATAGTTGAAAAATTTTCATTAAGAAATGTAATGGAGTTTTATAATTCTATAAAAGTTGATGTAGTTATTTTGGGATGTACTCACTTCCCTTATTTATACAATGAATTGAAAAAGTATTCTGAGATTCCTATTCTTGATCCTGCAGAACTAATGTATGATATGATATATGAAAAAGTTGAAATGTTATAAGGTCAGTGAAGTCGGCTAAAAAGAAAAGCCATGGTTAAATTATAAATTATCATCCATAGCCTTTTAGTAATCTTTATAAGTGCACAATTACAAGTGATCATTACTTTAATTCATTTATTATAGTAATAACTTCTTCATCTTCAGTTTGTTCAAAATTTTCATAATGTAAACCTACAGCATAAAATTCATCAGGGATTAATAGACATATAACTGTGTCTACAACTCCTTCTAAGTAAGTAACTGTATCATGTGGTGCTACTGGTACAGCTAAAATAATTCTTTTTGCACCGTGCTTTTTTATTGATTTTATTGCAGCAAGTATTGTGAAACCAGTAGCAATTCCATCATCAATAATTATTACTGTTTTATCTTTTACCTTAGGAAAGTCTTCATTTCCTTTATATTTATTTAATCTTCTTTTGATTTCATTTTTTTGTTCATATACTTCTTTTTCTATATATTCTTGAGATATGTTAAACATATTTACATATTTTTCATCTATAAAATAAGTTCCATCTGAAGTTACTGCACCAATTGCAAACTCTTTATTGTGAGATGAACCAATTTTTCTTGGAATGATTAGATCCCATTCAAATCCAAATTTTTTGATGCTTTCATAGGCTGTTACTATTCCACCTCTTGGAACAGCAAGAATAATTGGTTTTTCATCTTGATATTTCTCAAGTTCTATTGAAAGTTTTTTTCCTGCATCTTTTCTATCTATAAACATGATATCAACCTCTTTCTAATTATATAAATTATTTTAAGTTGAATTTATATAATTATTCAGATAATTTTGTTTCATTGTAATTTAAAATTTAAATTAATTTACATATAATGAAATAAAAATATAAATTATTGCAAAAAGTATATAAAGAGGTGAATAATATGGGAAAAATATCTGCTTTTTATACAATGCCTCATCCACCAATTATAATTCCTGAAGTAGGACGAGGAGAAGAAGAAAAAATAAAAGAAACATCTGAGGCATGTTATAAAGTTGCAAAAGAGATAGATAGTATTAAACCAGATACTATAATAATAGTTACACCACATGGTCCGTTGTTTAGTGATGCAGTTGCTCTATCTAATGGAGATAGTATATATGGAGATTTAGGGAAATTTGGAGCTTCACAAGTAAAATTAGATTTAGATATAAATGTATCTTTAACAGAAAAAATAATAAAGTATTCAGAAAAAGAAAATATTTTAACTGCAAAACTAACAAAAGATTCGGCACAGAGATATGGAGTTAAATACGAATTAGACCATGGAACTATAGTACCTTTATATTTTATAAATAAGAAATATTCAAGCTATAAAGTAGTTCACATAACATATGGAATGCTGCCTAAAATGCAGCTTTATAAATTTGGTATGAGTATAAAAAAAGCTGTAGAAGATAGCAATACTAATGCAGTATTTATTGCTAGTGGTGATTTATCACACAAACTTACTGATGATGGACCATATGAATACAGCCCTTATGGTGAGAAATTTGATAAAGAAATTATATCTTTACTAAAAAATGGAGATGTTTTTGAAGTATTTAATATGGATCATACTACTATTGAAAAAGCAGGTGAGTGTGGGCTTAGATCCTATTATATTATGTTAGGTTCAATGAATGGATATAATATTAAAGGTAATCTTTTGGCTTATGAAGGAACTTTTGGAGTGGGTTACTCTGTTATGAATTTTTCTATTAAAGATAGTAATAAAGATACTTATAATCAGTTGATAGAAAAAAAGACAAAAAGATTTACGGACAAAATAAAAAATGAAGGTGTCTATGTAAGGCTTGCTCGTGAAAGTTTAACTCATTATTTGATATATGGAGAGTATATGGATATACCTTCGTATGCAACAGATGAAATGAAAGAAAATAAAAGAGGAGTTTTCGTATCATTAAAAAAAGAAGGTCAATTAAGAGGATGCATAGGAACTATTTTTCCAACTACAGAAAATGTAGCTAAGGAAATCATTAGAAATGCTATAGAAGCTGGAGAACATGATCCTAGATTTAATCCTGTAACAGAAGAAGAGTTAGAAGAATTAGATTTTTCTGTAGATGTACTTACAGAACCTAAAGAAGCTTTAAAAGAAGATCTTGATCCTAAAAGATATGGTGTAATAGTAAGAAGTGGATTAAAATCAGGATTGTTACTTCCTGACTTAGAAGGAGTAGATACTGTAGATCAACAGCTTGATATTGTACTTCAAAAAGCAGGGATATCTTCTTATGAAAATTATACTATTGAAAAATTTGAAGTTATAAGACATAGATAGTAGTTAACAATATTGGAATGTAGGTGATATTTTTGTTACATGATGGATTATTTTATGAAAAATATAGTGATAAAATAAAGTGCTTTTTATGTCCCCATAACTGCATTATAGGTAATAATAAGTTTGGTTTATGTTCTGTTAGAACAAATAAAGGTGGTATTCTTAAAACTATAAATTATGGAGAAATAACAGCCATGGCAGATGATCCTATAGAGAAAAAGCCTCTTTATCATTTTAAACCGATGAAAAATATACTATCAGTAGGAAGCTTTGGATGCAATTTTTCCTGTGGATTTTGCCAAAATTATTCAATAGCACATGATAAACCTAAAAGTGAATATGTATCTTCTGATAAATTAATAG
The window above is part of the Tepidibacter aestuarii genome. Proteins encoded here:
- the amrA gene encoding AmmeMemoRadiSam system protein A → MGKISAFYTMPHPPIIIPEVGRGEEEKIKETSEACYKVAKEIDSIKPDTIIIVTPHGPLFSDAVALSNGDSIYGDLGKFGASQVKLDLDINVSLTEKIIKYSEKENILTAKLTKDSAQRYGVKYELDHGTIVPLYFINKKYSSYKVVHITYGMLPKMQLYKFGMSIKKAVEDSNTNAVFIASGDLSHKLTDDGPYEYSPYGEKFDKEIISLLKNGDVFEVFNMDHTTIEKAGECGLRSYYIMLGSMNGYNIKGNLLAYEGTFGVGYSVMNFSIKDSNKDTYNQLIEKKTKRFTDKIKNEGVYVRLARESLTHYLIYGEYMDIPSYATDEMKENKRGVFVSLKKEGQLRGCIGTIFPTTENVAKEIIRNAIEAGEHDPRFNPVTEEELEELDFSVDVLTEPKEALKEDLDPKRYGVIVRSGLKSGLLLPDLEGVDTVDQQLDIVLQKAGISSYENYTIEKFEVIRHR
- a CDS encoding phosphoribosyltransferase, coding for MFIDRKDAGKKLSIELEKYQDEKPIILAVPRGGIVTAYESIKKFGFEWDLIIPRKIGSSHNKEFAIGAVTSDGTYFIDEKYVNMFNISQEYIEKEVYEQKNEIKRRLNKYKGNEDFPKVKDKTVIIIDDGIATGFTILAAIKSIKKHGAKRIILAVPVAPHDTVTYLEGVVDTVICLLIPDEFYAVGLHYENFEQTEDEEVITIINELK
- a CDS encoding aspartate/glutamate racemase family protein, with translation MDSMKVSVIAGTPIDTQMGVDFLISKGINACGYSVSSCPEEQSKFQILSPFELADKIRKIIKKIKSENIDTILIYCNSLSASVDMDKLSIEEDIRIITPLSIYKKIAYNFKNIGVLTANNKSSAGIEKVVQSVNSDCNVIGIGILPLVVDIEKGISAEKIVEKFSLRNVMEFYNSIKVDVVILGCTHFPYLYNELKKYSEIPILDPAELMYDMIYEKVEML